The stretch of DNA ttgtttgggtagagccaggagacgagttctctaacgaggagcccgttgagtttgctttcgaggatccagtcaactctgacaactttgcaggcaagatgatcataccctcgaaatcactactatctttgctatgctagattgctcgctcttttgctatgccaatgctatgatgcctaccacttgctttcaagcctcccaaattgccatgtcaaacctctaacccaccatgtcctagcaaaccgttgattggctatgttaccgctttgctcagcccctcttatagcgttgctagttgaaggtgaagattggaggccgttccttgttggaacatttatttacttgttgggatatcattatattgccatgttatcttaatgcatctatatacttggtaaagggtggaaggctcggcctctcgcctagtgttttgttccactcttgccgccctagttttcgtcatatcggtgttatgttcccggattttgcgttccttacgcggttgggttataatgggaaccccttgatagtttgccttgattaaagcttttccagcaatgcccaaccttggttttaccattttccacctagcctcttttcccttgggttcccggagcccgagggtcatcttattttagccccctgggccagtgctcctctgagtgttggtccaaactagagtcctgtgcagcgccccctcggggaaactcgaggtttgattttagttgtatggagagctcatctgagtgtgccctaagaacgagatatgtgcagctcctatcgggatttgtcggcacattcgggcggtgttgctggtcttgttttaacctgtcgaagtgtcttgaagaaccgagataccgagactgatcggaacgtctcgggaggaggtcaattccttcgttgaccgtgagagcttgtcatgggctaagttgggactcccctacagggatttgaactttcgaaagccgtgcccgcggttatgggcagatgggaatttgttaatgtccggttgtagataacttgaaccttaacttatttaaaatgaatcaaccgtgtgagttaccgtgatggcctcttctcggcggagtccgggaagtggacacggtgttggagtaatgttttgcgcaggttgtcctctagtttctcgctcgcgctttgcatcctcttctcgctctcttttgcgaaaaggatagccaccatatatactagtcgcttgctgcagctccacatatatttttaccctgccttacctataagcttaaatagtcttgatcgcgagggtgcgagattgctgagtccctgtggctcacagattattattacaccagatgcagggcctgatgattccgctccaggtgacgcgcttgagctcaagtgggagttcgacgaagactctcaacgatactatgttttttttcctgatgatcagtagtggtgcccagttggggtgatcgggaccgtgtcacatgttgggttatcttttattttggcgtcgtagtcgggccatgagtgtttggatgatgtaatgttatttatgtacttgattgacgtggcgagtgcaagccaactatgttatctctccttttattacatatatattacatgggatgttgtgaagattgcctaacttgcgacatatgccttctatgcgattatgcctctaagtcgtgccttgacacgtgggagatatagtcgcatcgagggtgttacaccgcggcccctcttcggagaagatccctttggattcaagaccccgctaagggaagatcccctcgtggattcaagacctcctcacggagaagaccggctacctttgtatcgtccttagttgtccgtggatcgtgtgatttcttatgtactcgaggatctagcacatgtgtgactatttcttgttgggttagtgtttctcttgtgtttcccccgtGTCTTCCattgtttccctcctcgtgttattcgtgttcatcgcgggatccgctccttccgtgaaagatcggccaattagggttccaccctacatcacagcCGCGGTGGGCTCGGCGGCTGCAAGCGGTGCAACAACGACGAGGCCAACAACTCCTCCCTCCGTCCTCCCGTGTCGGAAAGGCGCAGGGAGCAGGCGCGCACCCGCGACGCAAAGTCCCGCAACGCCAGAGCGCGGGCGTGGGTGACTTTCTGTCGCCTCGGGTGGCTCTTTGATCCGTCCATCCAGCGCCTCAGGGCGGCCGAGCGCGCCTGGTGGGGGGTGAAGGAGGCTGCCGCCACGGAGATGCAGTTGCGGCCTCGCGCCTGCCGGCGCTCTGGAAGGAGTACCAACTCGCCTCAACCCTTTCCGGCACGCTCATTTACCACACCCTCCACGACAACGAGTCCCCGCCTCGCGAGGACGACTCCGGTGACGACGGTGAGTCCGGCAAGGAGTAGATGCTAGTATGAAGTATCTAGTCTAGTAGTTTAAGTTTGAACTATCTATCGATGTGCTTTGTGCGGAACTATCTATCTATTGTATGATGAACTATGCTTGTATGATCTATAGAGCGAACTAGATGTTTCAAATCGAGTGCAAATTCGGTCATGTTTATCGGATCTATTCTATCGAGGAGGCAGACCTCCCCCAAAATTTATTTATAAGATACTGTAAACGAAATTTGCAAGACGCCCATATATCTAGAGATGCTCTGCATCTCACATGGATGGATCCAGTTCCCAACTGGAGTAACACCTTCTCGTCCTATCCCCACTTCCAGTTGGCCCCCATCCACTTCAATAAGACAACATAGTCCTGTCTGTCACGTGGCCCCCACCACCCCAACGGACCCCGCTTCTTCCACCGGAAAACGTCGTCTCCGGAGCACCAGAGTCGcgaccgccggcagccctcctcactCCCGCTTAACCATCCTCGCCGTCGGATGCGACCGCGGCGGCCCCAATGGcgtcctcctccgccgccgagCCAGGCCCCCGCCTCTCCGATCGGAGTACGCTCTCCGTTCGATCCCCCCTCCTCAGCTCGATTCGGTCCCGGGTGTTTGCGTCCTGATCTGGTGTTTGGGGTTTCTCTTGCGCAGCGAGGAGGTCGCCCCTGGGCCTGAGGGCCATGGTGCTCCTGATGCACGTGGTCTTCGTCGGCGCCGTCTTCCTGCTCGATTCGACCCTCGATAGGCGGATCCACGAGGAGCCGTGGTACAGTTCCCACCTTATTTCGCCCACCAGTTCAATTTTTGCTTGGTTCAATTCCAAATTTAAGACGCGCTGTCGATTTGTGCGGCGTCCGAAGCTTTGTTCCAGCTATAGGTATCACTCTAATGATTGTTTCCCCTGTTTTAAACCATATAATCTGATATGATTCTACCAGAAAAGGTAGCTTTTGGGGTGCTAGCGTGCTAGTTGTCCGCGTGCCACCAGCTATGAAGCATAAATCTCGTAATTTTACACAGTGATAATAACATGCTCTTCTCAGAAGTCAAAGCACTCtattgtagtactccctccgtcccgtaatataagagtgtttttgacattagtttagtgtcaaaaacgctcttatattatgggacggagggagtatatctgagTGGTATTTGGTAGTTTCTTGTAGTGCCGTTTTTTGCTTGACTGTTTCAGCCAGAGTGTAGGCATCATGGTTCTCAGTCTTATTTACACTCTGGTCACTAGGAGTATGTTACGCCACGATTTCCCCCCCATATTGCACTATAAATCCCCGTCCATTCTGTTCTGACTTAGGATGTGTACAGTTATCTCTTTTTGGTTGTTGAGGATCTCCATTTGGTATCATTTTATTACAGGTATATCGGAGTGTATGGTGTGCTCGTTCTGATCGCCTTAGCGCAATACTTCTACACTGCTGGTTCATCTCCAGGGTATTGAATAGCCTTATTGAATTTATTATCATACACATTATCGATTGAATCTGATAAGTGCCTGATTTTGGGGCTCCTGTGCCGTCAGCTATGTTATTGATGCAATGCAAGCCAGTGGTGGGATGCATGCAACCTTCATCAATACCGCCACTCTTTCAAAGTAATGTCGTAATCACCATAGCATAGAAGTGTTGACAACCTATCTGAGGTATACACTGATACTTATACTTTCTTGTGTGTGTGTTTTTGATGATTAAGAAAAGACAATCCAGTTCAAAACATGGAAGCTTAAAGTCCACCACAAACCGGCCTGATCTAGAGAAACTTAGACCAGtgtcttcttcatcgtcatggttGCATCAAATTGTGGATCTTTATCCTCCTGGGTCAAGCAACAGGTGAAGCTCGAGAAATTTATTTTTTAGGGTATATGCAGTAGTAAAATCCTTGTGTTTGCTCGCGGTCATAATATTAGTTTAACATTCTTCTATATTTTCTTTGTAGGGATTGGACTTGCCAATATTGCAAAATTATCCAGGTTTTGTTTTATCTTCTCAATTTATGGTGCTAAAGCTTTCATAATTATGACATGCAAATGTTCACTACGTCCATTGTATAAAATCATCGGATTGAACTTCACATCAAGTGTGGGTCGGTGACACGAAAAACAAGGCATTTTTGTGAGCCATGAGTTATGTCCACGTACCTTTGGTTGTATTTAACTAAACTCCTTACGTCACTGGTTAAGAATCGTTAAGTGGATCTATAAAATTCAGGCATTAGAATTAcagttgattgttccatgatatagtTGAAGTAGTCTATTTGCAGCCTTTCCGTCATACTGTTGCTCTAAATGGTTTCATTGTATTGCCTATTGAAGACCCATTTAGGTGCCCTAAGGCTATGACGAGTATCTTAAAGCTCCCTGAGACCATCCTGAGGGTCTTCTACACCCTGATGCTATGTGGGGGTTCTAATTCCTAACTAATTAGCAAAGTGGTGGTTACACGACTTTGGATGCTACAGATTGAATTAGTACTGTCTCATACATTACTAAATAGTTGTTTTTCACATGTCTTTGTTTCACACTGATCTGTGTGATCCACTGATCCTACGTCCTACTCTTCAAACTTTTTCCATGTAAAGCTTTTGCTGATTGTCTAAGTTCACTTTTTCCTACATTACACTTTTGCAGCCACCTCGTACCAGGCACTGCCATGATTGTGATAAATGTGTCCTTCAGTTTGACCATCACTGTGTTTGGCTTGGAACGTGCATTGGCAAAAAGAACCATTGTCGTTTTTGGTGAGTTTTGGCATGTGTATTTCCTGCATTATATTTTTTACATGTACATAATGACTATGTTGCCTGGCATGCACGTTCATGTGTTTCCATTGTACACCGTCTATGTTCTACTGTGCACTCTGCAGAATAAATCTGCATGTGTGTTTATTGGCTTGCTTCTGGACATCTGGTGCTGTATAAACATTTTGAGGAGCCTGCTCTATGCACGCATGCTGCGTAAGGCTTGATTGGTGTGACTATCAATGCATATCCACCCATTCTTTGATTATATGAGCAAACAGATTACACTTCACCTGGTCATGGTTTCTGGATTTCGTTTTTATCTCCAACATGCAACCTGAACATCTTTGATTTTATCATACACTATTCAGTACTAGTAAGTTACACGCGCCTTGCATGTGAGAGTGAAGTGCGAACAGATATCAACATACCACATTATAATAGTCAAAACATATACATTTGGAGTCACACACAAATAAATTTAAGATGTATGTTTAAGTTTCATCGCCCACCCCATTTGAATTCAAATTATAATTACTTAATATTTGATGACTCTGTGGTATATACTACACAAAACTCATGTGAAATGTATAAGAACAGTTGAGTACACCATTTGCAAAGAAAATTGGACTTTGTACATTAGCTTTGAACCCCCCCAAAAAAcagaaatgaaaaataaaataaatgtcaGTTCTTTTGGAAGAAAAAACTTGGGAGAACTCTCGTATGGAAGAGTCTAGAACAAATGAGAAATGTATGTTTACGTGCATATTGTACAACGTAAATGATAGAATAAAAATGAATGGTGTTCTTTTAACAAAGAAAACCTGGAAAATTGAAGTTTGGAGAAGTCCAGAACAAAGGAAAAGTGTCTTTGTTTTCAGGTTCCTGCATAAGCACAGGTGTAGAATCTTCTGGATTAGTACACGTGGCATAATCCAATGTGGTGGAGAGAATATCCAACAGCCAAGACTACCCGGATTTGCCACCTCTCAACCGTTGGATCGGCTTCATCCAACAGCCGATAATCATTGTTATTCGTATACTATATAGTGGTATAGAAACAATGTATACGCATGATGTTCTGAAAACACATTTTGATTAATCTGTTTCTGTTATTTTCATGTGGCTAATCTAATAAAGATATAACCGAAGTTGAAGTTGATTGCACGCTTTGCACCGGGCATCGATTTGTGACTGAAAGTAAATGGGACAAGATATAGACTTGATTTTACATATGGATTGTAAAATTTAGTTGTAAGAGTTAAGTTGTGCCATGTGCAGTTACAAGTCAATTTGTTCAAAACTATCAATACTAGGTAGCTGATCTGAAATATTTGAACTGATGTGTTAGATGATGGATGAACCCTTTTCCtttagagagaattccttatttgacccTTTCTTAAATTTTGCTTCCCTATTTGGCCCTAAACAAAAATTCTTCCCTTTTTGACACTATATTTACAATTTGTTCCCTATATGACATTTCCGTCAAATCTGTTACCATTACGTCCATTTGACCTGTCAGTATTTTCTTCCATGGACCAAAGTGCTCCTAGCTGTTAAACACCAGAAAAAAAAAGGAAGAGATGGATCGATCGAACCATTCTCTCCTCTCCCCGATCCCTGACTGAATCCTCTTCCCTGCGATAGAACTCACTCTCTCCCCCGAGCACATAGCAGCGGCGGTGCGAGGCTAAGGGGTATGGGCGACCCAGGTGGGGCTGTGGCTGTGCGTGGCGACCAGGGTAGGGCGGTGGATGGCGGCTAAGGCACCGAGGCGGAAGGGGACAAGGCGGCTGCGGATATCGCGAGCCAAGGCGCGGCGGAGGTGGTAGTTGGCAAATGCCTTGGTGCGGCTCACCCGTAGGTGAACATGACTACAAAGGGGCCGGTACGCGGCATTGAGGCGGGCTCGGCCTCGGTGCGGCTGTGCAGGCCACAGTGGTGCAATGAGGTGCGAACAGCTTCTCCTGTCTTCTAGGATCACCCTCTCTTGTTGCAGCCGGACGTCCATGCAAAGCTCCACTTCGAGGTTCTTCCGTCGTTCTTGATGTGGCGAGCATTGAACTGGCCAAGGTTTTATCGAACTAGCCAAGGTTTCCTTGGATTCGCCTTGTTTGATGCAAGATTGTGTACAAATTGGCTCTGATTTGGTCGAATCAACACGCCCATCGTGCAATTTAGCTTGAGATTTCATCGGCAGTACGAAGAACTCGTTGATGTTTCAGGAAAAGAACAGAAACAACCTTTCTTGCGATCCTTTCGTTGATCACCGCCTAGACTAACTCAAATTCCATCTCACCAAATCACCGGCACATGGCGTCGCTGTCGGCAGGCATGCTCCTGAAGCTGCTGGACAAGATGAAGACGGGTGCGGCGAAGCCAGTGGGCAAGCACTGAACGGCGGTGCTGCAGGTGATGGACATCGTCCCGGTGGACCTGTTCCCGCGGCACGGCCAAGCAAGGGATGAACACCCTTTGATCTAACGACCAAACAAGCAACGGCCCTTGTTACTAGAAATATGAAGCGTGCTAGTACGCACTTCCTGTTAACCAATTC from Triticum dicoccoides isolate Atlit2015 ecotype Zavitan chromosome 6A, WEW_v2.0, whole genome shotgun sequence encodes:
- the LOC119317393 gene encoding protein S-acyltransferase 10-like; the protein is MASSSAAEPGPRLSDRTRRSPLGLRAMVLLMHVVFVGAVFLLDSTLDRRIHEEPWYIGVYGVLVLIALAQYFYTAGSSPGYVIDAMQASGGMHATFINTATLSKQSSSKHGSLKSTTNRPDLEKLRPVSSSSSWLHQIVDLYPPGSSNRDWTCQYCKIIQPPRTRHCHDCDKCVLQFDHHCVWLGTCIGKKNHCRFWWYIFEESILSTWTVALYIESLHLDIEKVWWKDFIGVILLAVLIFILMFLLLLLMFHTYIALTNQTTYEVARRKRIFYLRGIPDRVHPFSKGICRNIYDFCFTRENGFVLEAVPPIEELEARAAPYTCRDLFCCRCC